A genomic window from Mycobacteriales bacterium includes:
- a CDS encoding rhomboid family intramembrane serine protease, giving the protein MVAASVGFQCPECVKEGGKGVREARTTYGGRITGDASRVSLTLIVVNVVVYLAGLGAGSTLIRDFADQPLFVAIDGEYYRLITSAFLHAGTLHLLVNMFALSQVGPVLEAALGRVRFLALYLLAALGGSAMSMVLSEPTSFGVGASGAIFGLFGAFYVVLRTQGRDTSSITTLLIINTVIGFLPGLNIDWRAHLGGLITGAVVAAAYVYVPRGPRRGQLQALACVAVLAVIVVTVLARSAALRAAFGA; this is encoded by the coding sequence ATGGTCGCGGCGTCGGTCGGCTTCCAGTGCCCGGAGTGCGTCAAGGAGGGCGGCAAGGGCGTGCGCGAGGCGCGCACGACCTACGGCGGTCGGATCACCGGTGACGCCAGCCGGGTCTCGCTGACGCTCATCGTCGTCAACGTCGTGGTCTACCTCGCCGGTCTCGGCGCGGGATCGACCCTGATCCGCGACTTCGCCGACCAGCCGCTGTTCGTGGCGATCGACGGCGAGTACTACCGGCTGATCACCAGCGCGTTCCTGCACGCGGGCACCCTGCACCTGTTGGTCAACATGTTCGCCCTGTCGCAGGTCGGGCCGGTCCTCGAGGCCGCGCTGGGTCGGGTGCGCTTCCTCGCGCTCTACCTGCTGGCGGCGCTCGGCGGGTCGGCGATGTCGATGGTGCTGTCGGAGCCGACGTCGTTCGGCGTCGGCGCGTCCGGGGCGATCTTCGGGCTGTTCGGGGCCTTCTACGTCGTGCTGCGCACGCAGGGCCGTGACACGAGCAGCATCACGACCCTGCTGATCATCAACACCGTGATCGGCTTCCTGCCCGGGCTCAACATCGACTGGCGCGCGCACCTCGGCGGCCTCATCACCGGCGCCGTCGTGGCCGCGGCCTACGTCTACGTCCCTCGCGGGCCGCGCCGGGGTCAGCTGCAGGCGCTGGCCTGCGTCGCGGTGCTGGCCGTCATCGTGGTGACCGTGCTGGCTCGCTCGGCGGCCCTGCGCGCCGCCTTCGGAGCCTAA
- a CDS encoding class E sortase, which translates to MNDALRTLARGLGQVLITLGLVVLLFVVYELKVTNLYTGQQQSALADDIEADWRAGPPTPQRPSSGGTDGYPDIPLGRGFAKIYIPELGRDYVKVVVEGVGTTNLKKGPGHYPKTARPGEKGNVVIAGHRTTYGAPFHRVDELEAGDAIVLETADVWFTYRVRSQEVVPPTRIEVTYPVPYREGVAPTERLLTLTTCNPKFSARTRLIVYAVLEKQQAKSQGRPAALAEAAT; encoded by the coding sequence ATGAACGACGCCCTGCGCACCCTCGCGCGCGGTCTCGGCCAGGTGCTGATCACCCTCGGCCTGGTCGTGCTGCTCTTCGTCGTCTACGAGCTGAAGGTCACCAACCTCTACACCGGCCAGCAGCAGTCGGCGCTGGCCGACGACATCGAGGCCGACTGGAGGGCCGGACCGCCGACTCCCCAGCGTCCGAGCTCCGGCGGGACCGACGGCTACCCGGACATCCCGCTCGGTCGCGGCTTCGCCAAGATCTACATCCCCGAGCTCGGTCGCGACTACGTCAAGGTCGTCGTCGAGGGCGTCGGCACCACCAACCTCAAGAAGGGCCCCGGTCACTACCCGAAGACCGCGCGCCCCGGCGAGAAGGGCAACGTCGTCATCGCCGGCCACCGCACCACCTACGGCGCGCCGTTCCACCGCGTCGACGAGCTCGAGGCGGGGGACGCGATCGTGCTGGAGACCGCCGACGTGTGGTTCACCTACCGGGTCCGCAGCCAGGAGGTCGTCCCGCCGACCCGCATCGAGGTGACCTACCCCGTGCCCTACCGCGAGGGCGTCGCGCCGACGGAGCGGCTGCTCACGCTGACGACCTGCAACCCGAAGTTCTCCGCCCGCACCCGGCTCATCGTCTACGCGGTGCTCGAGAAGCAGCAGGCCAAGTCCCAGGGCCGGCCGGCCGCCCTCGCGGAAGCAGCGACCTGA
- a CDS encoding dihydrodipicolinate reductase has translation MGRAGIRAVVAHPGLELVGVVSRSRAGQDAGTIAGTAPLGVVAAPEPDLTGVDAVVYAASGDLRPDDALADLCAALRAGCVVVTPSVYALYDPRGADPATREAVESAAKEGGGALLVSGIDPGWGNDVLPLLLSGLAGSLTQIRCQELFDYSTYDAPEAVRGSVGMGGPMDQVPVMVLPGVPTMIWGGQVRMLARALGVQLDEVRETVERRALEADVTNEMGLFEAGTQGGLRFEVQGWSGGEAVIVVEHVTRIDGSVAPDWPAPDSGAKGAHRVVLEGSPRLVVTIEATDEADRDPSGVGNSAAGGNATAANRLVNAVPWLRSAGPGVYDALDVPLSPAVGRLGVRA, from the coding sequence ATGGGGCGCGCGGGGATCCGGGCGGTGGTCGCGCACCCCGGGCTCGAGCTCGTCGGGGTGGTGTCGCGGAGTCGGGCGGGCCAGGACGCCGGGACGATCGCGGGGACCGCTCCGCTCGGCGTCGTCGCGGCCCCGGAGCCGGACCTGACCGGCGTCGACGCGGTCGTCTACGCGGCGTCCGGTGACCTGCGGCCTGACGACGCGCTCGCCGACCTGTGCGCCGCGCTGCGCGCCGGCTGCGTCGTGGTGACGCCGAGCGTCTACGCCCTCTACGACCCGCGCGGTGCCGACCCGGCGACCCGCGAGGCCGTCGAGAGCGCGGCGAAGGAGGGCGGTGGGGCGCTGCTCGTCTCCGGCATCGACCCGGGCTGGGGCAACGACGTCCTGCCGCTGCTGCTGTCCGGCCTCGCCGGCTCGCTCACCCAGATCCGCTGCCAGGAGCTGTTCGACTACTCGACCTACGACGCACCCGAGGCCGTGCGCGGGTCGGTCGGCATGGGCGGGCCGATGGACCAGGTGCCGGTGATGGTGCTGCCGGGCGTCCCGACGATGATCTGGGGCGGTCAGGTGCGGATGCTCGCCCGGGCGCTCGGGGTGCAGCTCGACGAGGTCCGCGAGACCGTCGAGCGCCGGGCGTTGGAGGCTGACGTCACCAACGAGATGGGGCTGTTCGAGGCGGGCACGCAGGGCGGGTTGCGCTTCGAGGTGCAGGGCTGGAGCGGTGGCGAGGCGGTCATCGTCGTCGAGCACGTGACCCGCATCGACGGCTCGGTCGCGCCGGACTGGCCGGCACCGGACAGCGGCGCGAAGGGGGCCCACCGGGTGGTGCTCGAGGGCAGCCCGCGGCTGGTCGTCACCATCGAAGCGACCGACGAGGCCGACCGCGACCCGTCCGGCGTGGGCAACAGCGCGGCCGGCGGCAACGCGACCGCGGCCAACCGGCTCGTCAACGCCGTCCCGTGGCTGCGCTCCGCCGGCCCGGGGGTCTACGACGCGCTCGACGTGCCGCTGTCACCGGCCGTCGGCCGGCTGGGGGTCCGCGCATGA
- a CDS encoding VOC family protein, giving the protein MGVRITPNLWFDGNAEEAVAFYGTVFAATTVLSIARYPANAPGPEGEVMTIEFELDGNRFVGINGGPQFSFDEAVSFQVDCADQAEVDHYWERLGDGGERGPCGWLKDRFGLSWQVVPVGMQELFEDPDPSRVERAMQAMMGMTKLDVAALRAAAAP; this is encoded by the coding sequence ATGGGAGTCCGCATCACGCCCAACCTGTGGTTCGACGGCAACGCCGAGGAGGCGGTCGCGTTCTACGGGACCGTGTTCGCCGCGACCACGGTGCTGAGCATCGCGCGCTACCCCGCCAACGCGCCGGGCCCCGAGGGCGAGGTGATGACCATCGAGTTCGAGCTCGACGGCAACCGCTTCGTGGGCATCAACGGCGGGCCGCAGTTCAGCTTCGACGAGGCCGTGTCGTTCCAGGTCGACTGCGCCGACCAGGCGGAGGTCGACCACTACTGGGAGCGCCTCGGTGACGGTGGCGAGCGGGGTCCGTGCGGCTGGCTCAAGGACCGCTTCGGACTGTCGTGGCAGGTCGTGCCGGTCGGCATGCAGGAGCTCTTCGAGGACCCGGACCCGAGCCGGGTCGAGCGCGCCATGCAGGCCATGATGGGCATGACGAAACTCGACGTGGCGGCCCTGCGCGCCGCCGCCGCCCCCTGA
- a CDS encoding carboxymuconolactone decarboxylase family protein, translating to MRVDVPAGQHPVMHVWGPMVPGIGAAATAFSAAVYERSTLGLREFEAARLRIAQVNGCQFCLGWRTERDGEVVEDGFLDAVTDWRTADAFDDRTRLAAEYAERFALDHLSLDGDEDFWARFGAHYSQVEQVELSMCLGSWLAFGRLNHVFGLDAACQLPTP from the coding sequence ATGAGGGTCGACGTCCCCGCCGGGCAGCACCCGGTCATGCACGTCTGGGGCCCGATGGTCCCCGGCATCGGCGCGGCCGCGACGGCCTTCAGCGCGGCGGTCTACGAGCGGTCGACCCTGGGCCTGCGCGAGTTCGAGGCGGCCCGGTTGCGGATCGCGCAGGTCAACGGCTGCCAGTTCTGCCTCGGCTGGCGCACCGAACGCGACGGAGAGGTCGTCGAGGACGGCTTCCTCGACGCGGTGACGGACTGGCGGACCGCTGACGCCTTCGACGACCGCACCCGCCTCGCGGCGGAGTACGCCGAGCGCTTCGCCCTCGACCACCTGTCCCTCGACGGCGACGAGGACTTCTGGGCGCGGTTCGGTGCCCACTACTCCCAGGTCGAGCAGGTCGAGCTGTCGATGTGCCTCGGATCGTGGCTCGCGTTCGGCCGGCTCAACCACGTCTTCGGCCTCGACGCCGCCTGCCAGCTCCCGACCCCCTGA
- a CDS encoding sensor domain-containing diguanylate cyclase has protein sequence MRALFGGGAGSGVGESVPVAERLRVMQWLRGAAVLITLVAAYVAPEVVQPDAVTRWYAVQVAAGYAAVVGLAELASRVLRHRAVTLFSGMLMLDGIWLAATWYLTGQQGSPVQFLILLHLGAVALLASYRTGLKLAMWHSLLLYAAYNFAQTTDFAAAPGNGSPGERLSVFVVVLWLVAISTASLSAVNERELRRRRHDLEALTELAESLERTADSASVARTLLDSAIDTFGFPRGVVLAGPEGQLPLLASFGLDDEVARRPGRPGASAVVALAHETHEVQLVAGLDVEHDPWIARLMPDAQNLVVVPLSAEGRPMGALVLEHAGDSIGNGRIARRVVSGLERSASYAALALRNAWLLEQVQRLAATDGLTKIANRRTFESTLEREVARATRSAEHVSLVMLDIDFFKVLNDTHGHQAGDEVLRNVAAALSCECRDFDTPARYGGEEFAVVLPGCGPEEAVIIAERLRLAVSAAPSIVPITSSAGVATYPSHAGDADTLVRAADDALYRSKADGRNRTTVSEGVPPEAQVDALLRRAVSQRLGRPVQPPPTPPVTPPVTPSAADQVSSTPSPRPSA, from the coding sequence ATGAGGGCCCTCTTCGGCGGTGGTGCAGGCAGCGGGGTGGGCGAGTCCGTCCCGGTCGCCGAGCGCCTGCGCGTCATGCAGTGGCTGCGTGGCGCTGCCGTGCTCATCACGCTCGTCGCGGCCTACGTCGCCCCCGAGGTCGTGCAGCCCGATGCGGTGACGCGCTGGTACGCCGTGCAGGTCGCCGCGGGCTATGCCGCCGTCGTGGGCCTGGCCGAGCTGGCGAGTCGGGTCCTTCGACACCGGGCCGTCACGCTGTTCTCCGGCATGCTCATGCTCGACGGCATCTGGCTCGCCGCGACGTGGTATCTCACCGGGCAGCAGGGCAGCCCGGTGCAGTTCCTCATCCTGCTGCACCTCGGAGCGGTGGCCCTGCTCGCGTCCTACCGCACCGGGCTGAAGCTCGCGATGTGGCACTCGCTGCTGCTCTACGCGGCCTACAACTTCGCGCAGACGACCGACTTCGCGGCGGCGCCCGGCAACGGTTCGCCCGGTGAGCGCCTCAGCGTCTTCGTCGTCGTGCTCTGGCTCGTCGCCATCAGCACCGCGTCGCTGTCGGCGGTCAACGAGCGCGAGCTGCGCCGCCGCCGCCACGACCTCGAGGCCCTCACCGAGCTGGCCGAGTCGCTGGAGCGCACGGCCGACTCCGCGAGCGTCGCCCGCACCCTGCTCGACTCGGCGATCGACACCTTCGGCTTCCCGCGCGGCGTCGTGCTCGCCGGGCCCGAGGGGCAGCTGCCGCTGCTCGCGTCCTTCGGCCTCGACGACGAGGTCGCCCGCCGGCCCGGGCGGCCCGGCGCCAGCGCTGTCGTCGCGCTCGCCCACGAGACCCACGAGGTGCAGCTCGTCGCCGGCCTCGACGTCGAGCACGACCCGTGGATCGCGCGCCTCATGCCCGACGCGCAGAACCTCGTCGTCGTCCCGCTGTCGGCGGAGGGCCGCCCGATGGGCGCGCTCGTCCTCGAGCACGCCGGCGACAGCATCGGCAACGGCCGCATCGCCCGACGGGTCGTGTCCGGTCTGGAGCGCTCGGCGTCGTACGCCGCTCTCGCCCTGCGCAACGCCTGGCTGCTCGAGCAGGTGCAGCGGCTCGCGGCCACCGACGGCCTCACCAAGATCGCCAACCGCCGCACGTTCGAGTCGACGCTGGAGCGCGAGGTCGCCCGCGCAACCCGCAGCGCCGAGCACGTCAGCCTCGTCATGCTCGACATCGACTTCTTCAAGGTCCTCAACGACACCCACGGCCACCAGGCCGGTGACGAGGTGCTGCGCAACGTCGCCGCGGCGCTGTCGTGCGAGTGCCGCGACTTCGACACCCCGGCCCGCTACGGCGGCGAGGAGTTCGCGGTCGTGCTGCCGGGCTGCGGCCCCGAAGAGGCCGTGATCATCGCCGAGCGGCTGCGGCTCGCGGTCTCGGCGGCGCCCTCGATCGTCCCGATCACGTCGTCCGCCGGCGTCGCGACTTACCCGTCGCACGCCGGTGACGCCGACACCCTCGTCCGCGCGGCGGACGACGCGCTCTACCGCTCGAAGGCCGACGGCCGCAACCGCACGACCGTGTCCGAGGGCGTCCCGCCCGAGGCGCAGGTCGACGCGCTGCTGCGCCGCGCGGTGTCGCAGCGGCTCGGGCGCCCGGTCCAGCCGCCGCCCACCCCACCGGTCACTCCGCCCGTCACCCCGTCGGCGGCCGACCAGGTCTCCTCGACCCCGTCACCCCGCCCCTCCGCCTGA
- a CDS encoding DUF881 domain-containing protein: MSTPSAEPTGVGAEVGAEVGAADGSPSGRRAAYRVLVPVTALGAGLLFALSASTAQGTDLRAERQEVAGLIGEQERDVEQLEAQARALRQEVAAQTGSAAAGDGRVQAEQDRAAALAGAAGLTEVTGPGLRVSLDDAPRPEGGQAASDNPDDLVVHQQDLQAVVNALWAGGADAMTLMGQRIVSTSAVRCVGNTVVLHGQVYGPPFVVEAIGEPATLRDALDAAPGVDFFRTFVDRFGLGYAVSSQGSLTLPAYDGTLDLPAVTRS; encoded by the coding sequence GTGAGCACTCCGAGCGCCGAGCCGACCGGGGTCGGTGCTGAGGTCGGCGCCGAGGTCGGTGCCGCCGACGGGTCGCCGTCGGGCCGCCGGGCGGCGTACCGCGTGCTGGTCCCGGTGACCGCGCTCGGCGCCGGGCTGCTCTTCGCGCTGTCGGCCTCGACGGCGCAGGGCACCGACCTGCGGGCCGAGCGCCAGGAGGTCGCCGGGCTCATCGGGGAGCAGGAGCGCGACGTCGAGCAGCTCGAGGCGCAGGCGCGGGCGCTGCGCCAGGAGGTGGCCGCCCAGACCGGGTCCGCGGCGGCGGGTGACGGCCGGGTGCAGGCCGAGCAGGACCGGGCGGCCGCGCTGGCCGGTGCGGCGGGGCTCACGGAGGTGACCGGCCCGGGGCTGCGGGTCAGCCTCGACGACGCGCCCCGACCGGAGGGCGGCCAGGCGGCGAGTGACAACCCCGACGACCTCGTCGTGCACCAGCAGGACCTGCAAGCCGTCGTCAACGCGCTGTGGGCCGGCGGCGCCGACGCGATGACGCTGATGGGCCAGCGGATCGTGTCGACCAGCGCGGTCCGCTGCGTCGGCAACACCGTCGTCCTGCACGGCCAGGTCTACGGCCCGCCCTTCGTCGTCGAGGCGATCGGCGAGCCGGCCACCCTGCGCGATGCCCTCGACGCCGCGCCGGGCGTCGACTTCTTCCGGACCTTCGTCGACCGCTTCGGGCTGGGCTACGCCGTGAGCTCGCAGGGCTCGCTGACCCTCCCGGCGTACGACGGGACGCTCGACCTGCCCGCAGTGACCCGCTCGTGA
- a CDS encoding PH domain-containing protein has protein sequence MSGPEPVSSADHEGPGAHPGELRVDPPRRITALAGLAGLVAVAALVVSDTGGRLLVVPVLLGAAAFVVRDLICGPLLRADGEGLDVLDGARRVRVPWGEVERVRVVKDRRTPVLEVDTGHRVVALSGTRLGQHPADVVEALEAHRARWGG, from the coding sequence ATGAGCGGACCCGAGCCGGTGTCGAGCGCCGACCACGAGGGTCCGGGGGCCCACCCGGGCGAGCTGCGGGTCGACCCGCCCCGCCGGATCACCGCCCTGGCCGGCCTGGCCGGCCTCGTCGCCGTCGCGGCGCTCGTCGTGAGCGACACCGGCGGACGCCTGCTCGTCGTGCCGGTGCTGCTCGGCGCAGCGGCTTTCGTCGTACGCGACCTGATCTGCGGGCCGCTGCTGCGCGCCGACGGCGAGGGCCTCGACGTGCTCGACGGCGCGCGGCGGGTGCGGGTCCCGTGGGGCGAGGTCGAGCGGGTGCGGGTCGTCAAGGACCGGCGGACGCCCGTGCTCGAGGTCGACACCGGCCACAGGGTCGTCGCACTGAGCGGGACCAGGCTCGGGCAGCACCCGGCCGACGTCGTGGAGGCTCTGGAGGCGCACCGGGCGCGCTGGGGAGGGTGA
- a CDS encoding cell division protein CrgA, with protein sequence MPESKKRKKAVYTPPPTPGSSARKKKPSPVWLAPLMLTLFGIGILWLVVFYLTQGDMIGIPVIEDWSNGNLLAGFGFIIAGFGLSTQWR encoded by the coding sequence GTGCCCGAGTCGAAGAAGCGGAAGAAGGCCGTCTACACGCCTCCGCCGACCCCGGGCTCCTCCGCGCGCAAGAAGAAGCCGAGCCCGGTCTGGCTCGCGCCGCTCATGCTCACGCTGTTCGGGATCGGGATCCTCTGGCTGGTCGTCTTCTACCTCACCCAGGGCGACATGATCGGGATCCCGGTCATCGAGGACTGGAGCAACGGCAACCTGCTGGCCGGCTTCGGCTTCATCATCGCGGGCTTCGGCCTGTCGACCCAGTGGCGCTGA
- a CDS encoding AMP-binding protein, with the protein MASTPANKTPAPAKKAPAKKAAVTEKAPAKKAPAKAPAAKAPAKKAPAKRAPALRKAAARTTPSSYDERPWLASYPEGVPADYDFPDVPLTRLLDDAASSFPTVTALAFLGTKMSYRELREQVDRFASALQGLGVQQGDRVALVLPNCPQNVIAFFAALRLGAVVVEHNPLYTDAELRHQLADCGAKVVVCLDRVYDAVARVKADTAVQHVVVTSIVDYLPLASRLKLQLPVKKAKRAKAELSAALPKGAQVKSFTALLKANSLPARQATLDPATDLALLQYTGGTTGLSKGAMLTHRNLVSNAYMNRLWDTQATAGKEVVLGVLPLFHAYGLTVCMTSTVLLGGTLVLLPRFDLDLVLAAVDEWKPTTFPGVPPIYKVIADSPKSKDHDLRSIRICVSGAMKLPVEVQEEFEAMSGARLVEGYGMTETSPSTHCGPVTGERRPGTIGLPLPGTLCRIVDRDDPTREVPVGEPGELAIGGPQVFSGYWQRDDLEGVFTADGYVLTGDIAVMDAEGWFSIVDRKKELIIAGGFNIYPSEVEEVLYALPGVADCCVVGVPDRYRGETVKAFVVTAPGASLTEDDVIAHCAGSLTAYKVPKLVEFRDALPRTVVGKVLRRVLVEEERVAADQRAAADPKPASVPSGAPQARPPAKP; encoded by the coding sequence GTGGCGAGCACCCCTGCGAACAAGACCCCTGCCCCGGCCAAGAAGGCCCCGGCCAAGAAGGCTGCCGTGACCGAGAAGGCGCCGGCGAAGAAGGCCCCGGCCAAGGCCCCAGCCGCGAAGGCGCCCGCGAAGAAAGCCCCGGCGAAGAGGGCGCCCGCTCTGCGCAAAGCGGCTGCCAGGACGACCCCCTCGTCGTACGACGAGAGGCCCTGGCTCGCGAGCTATCCCGAGGGCGTGCCAGCCGACTACGACTTCCCGGACGTCCCGCTGACCCGGCTGCTCGACGACGCCGCGAGCTCCTTCCCGACGGTGACCGCGCTCGCGTTCCTCGGCACCAAGATGAGCTACCGCGAGCTGCGCGAGCAGGTCGACCGCTTCGCCTCCGCGCTGCAGGGCCTCGGGGTGCAGCAGGGCGACCGGGTCGCGCTGGTGCTGCCGAACTGCCCGCAGAACGTCATCGCGTTCTTCGCGGCGCTGCGCCTCGGCGCGGTCGTGGTCGAGCACAACCCGCTCTACACCGACGCCGAGCTGCGCCACCAGCTCGCCGACTGCGGCGCGAAGGTGGTGGTCTGCCTCGACCGGGTCTACGACGCGGTCGCGCGGGTCAAGGCCGACACCGCCGTGCAGCACGTCGTCGTGACGAGCATCGTCGACTACCTGCCGCTCGCGTCGCGGCTCAAGCTGCAGCTGCCGGTGAAGAAGGCCAAGCGGGCCAAGGCCGAGCTCTCGGCGGCGCTCCCCAAGGGCGCGCAGGTCAAGAGCTTCACCGCGCTCCTCAAGGCCAACTCCCTGCCGGCCCGGCAGGCGACGCTCGACCCGGCGACCGACCTCGCGCTGCTGCAGTACACCGGCGGCACGACCGGGCTGTCGAAGGGCGCCATGCTCACCCACCGCAACCTGGTGAGCAACGCCTACATGAACCGGCTGTGGGACACCCAGGCCACCGCCGGCAAGGAGGTCGTGCTCGGCGTCCTGCCGCTGTTCCACGCCTACGGCCTGACGGTCTGCATGACCTCGACGGTGCTGCTCGGCGGGACCCTGGTGCTGCTGCCGCGCTTCGACCTCGACCTCGTGCTCGCGGCGGTCGACGAGTGGAAGCCGACGACGTTCCCGGGCGTCCCGCCCATCTACAAGGTGATCGCGGACAGCCCGAAGTCCAAGGACCACGACCTGCGCTCGATCCGGATCTGCGTGTCCGGCGCGATGAAGCTGCCGGTCGAGGTGCAGGAAGAGTTCGAGGCGATGAGCGGCGCGCGGCTCGTCGAGGGCTACGGCATGACCGAGACCTCGCCGTCGACGCACTGCGGGCCGGTCACCGGCGAGCGACGCCCCGGCACGATCGGCCTGCCATTGCCGGGCACGCTGTGCCGCATCGTCGACCGCGACGACCCGACCCGCGAGGTGCCGGTCGGCGAGCCCGGCGAGCTCGCGATCGGCGGCCCGCAGGTGTTCTCTGGCTACTGGCAGCGCGACGACCTCGAGGGCGTCTTCACCGCTGACGGCTACGTCCTCACCGGTGACATCGCGGTCATGGACGCCGAGGGGTGGTTCTCGATCGTCGACCGCAAGAAGGAGCTCATCATCGCGGGCGGGTTCAACATCTACCCGTCGGAGGTGGAGGAGGTCCTCTACGCGCTGCCCGGCGTCGCGGACTGCTGCGTCGTCGGCGTCCCCGACCGCTACCGCGGCGAGACGGTCAAGGCCTTCGTCGTGACGGCGCCCGGTGCCAGCCTCACCGAGGACGACGTGATCGCCCACTGCGCGGGGTCCTTGACGGCGTACAAGGTCCCGAAGCTCGTGGAGTTCCGCGACGCGCTGCCGCGCACGGTGGTCGGCAAGGTGCTGCGCCGGGTGCTCGTCGAGGAGGAGCGGGTGGCCGCTGATCAGAGGGCGGCCGCGGATCCCAAGCCCGCGTCGGTGCCGAGCGGTGCCCCGCAGGCTCGGCCCCCGGCGAAGCCGTGA
- a CDS encoding peptidylprolyl isomerase: MATDTYAVLATNRGDIRVQLFPNHAPATVKNFVGLADGSGEWTDPKTGKKGEGSLYAGTVFHRVISGFMIQGGDPLGTGTGGPGYRFKDEIHPELQFSKPYLLAMANAGPGTNGSQFFVTVTPTPHLNGKHTIFGEVADQASRDIVDAIATTATGRMDRPLEDVVITSITVEEVSS; encoded by the coding sequence TTGGCCACCGACACCTACGCCGTCCTCGCGACCAACCGCGGCGACATCCGCGTCCAGCTCTTCCCGAACCACGCCCCGGCGACGGTGAAGAACTTCGTCGGCCTCGCCGACGGCTCCGGTGAGTGGACCGACCCGAAGACCGGCAAGAAGGGCGAGGGCTCGCTCTACGCCGGGACCGTCTTCCACCGCGTCATCAGCGGCTTCATGATCCAGGGCGGCGACCCGCTCGGCACCGGCACCGGCGGCCCCGGCTACCGCTTCAAGGACGAGATCCACCCGGAGCTGCAGTTCTCCAAGCCCTACCTGCTCGCGATGGCCAACGCCGGCCCCGGCACCAACGGCTCGCAGTTCTTCGTCACCGTCACCCCGACGCCGCACCTCAACGGCAAGCACACGATCTTCGGTGAGGTCGCCGACCAGGCGTCGCGCGACATCGTCGACGCGATCGCGACGACCGCCACCGGCCGCATGGACCGCCCGCTCGAGGACGTCGTCATCACGAGCATCACCGTGGAAGAGGTCTCGAGCTGA
- a CDS encoding aminodeoxychorismate/anthranilate synthase component II, translating into MTRVLVVDNYDSFVFNLVQYLGQLGAEVVVKRNDETGPEDLDGYDGVLLSPGPGTPEDAGCSVAMVGAAEERMLPLLGVCLGHQAIAVAHGAVVSRAPELLHGKTSEVEHSGVGVLADLPSPFTATRYHSLAVEEATLPGELQVTGRTSSGVVMALRHRDAPVEGVQFHPESVLTQGGHLLLAAWLRQCGDTAATALAPALSEHVEAKRLAAFG; encoded by the coding sequence GTGACGCGTGTCCTCGTGGTCGACAACTACGACAGCTTCGTCTTCAACCTCGTGCAGTACCTCGGCCAGCTCGGGGCCGAGGTCGTCGTGAAGCGCAACGACGAGACGGGGCCCGAGGACCTCGATGGGTACGACGGGGTGCTGCTCTCCCCGGGACCTGGCACCCCTGAGGACGCCGGCTGCTCGGTGGCGATGGTCGGCGCGGCCGAGGAGCGGATGCTCCCGTTGCTCGGCGTGTGCCTCGGCCACCAGGCGATCGCGGTCGCGCACGGTGCTGTCGTCAGCCGGGCACCGGAGCTGCTGCACGGCAAGACCTCCGAGGTCGAGCACTCCGGTGTCGGTGTCCTCGCCGACCTGCCGTCGCCGTTCACCGCGACCCGCTACCACTCGCTCGCCGTGGAGGAGGCGACCCTTCCGGGCGAGCTGCAGGTCACCGGTCGCACGTCGTCGGGCGTCGTCATGGCGCTGCGGCACCGCGACGCCCCCGTCGAGGGCGTGCAGTTCCACCCCGAGTCGGTGCTCACCCAGGGCGGTCACCTGCTGCTCGCCGCCTGGCTGCGCCAGTGTGGCGACACCGCGGCGACGGCCCTCGCGCCGGCGCTGTCGGAGCACGTCGAGGCCAAGCGGCTGGCCGCCTTCGGCTGA